A window from Pseudomonas kribbensis encodes these proteins:
- a CDS encoding flavodoxin family protein, translating to MSKVVVVYHSGYGHTRVMAQAVAQGVERHVGSTCLLLAVEDVETRWDDLHRADAIIFGAPTYMGSASAAFKQFMESTASFYLARPWRNKLAAGFTNSGSLCGDKLNTLLQMAVFAAQHSMIWVGLDLLPARAREGVFDGQLNRLGSSLGAMSQSSVEQPPEQAPPLEDQLTAAHLGERVARLAQRMARE from the coding sequence ATGAGCAAGGTAGTGGTGGTCTATCACAGTGGCTACGGGCACACCCGCGTCATGGCCCAGGCTGTGGCCCAAGGTGTGGAGCGCCACGTGGGCAGCACTTGCCTGTTGCTGGCGGTGGAAGACGTGGAAACCCGCTGGGATGACCTGCACCGCGCCGACGCCATCATCTTCGGCGCGCCGACCTATATGGGCAGCGCTTCGGCGGCATTCAAGCAGTTCATGGAATCCACGGCCTCGTTCTACCTCGCCCGACCGTGGCGCAACAAACTCGCGGCGGGTTTCACCAATTCCGGCAGCCTGTGTGGTGACAAGCTCAACACCCTGCTGCAAATGGCGGTGTTTGCGGCCCAGCATTCGATGATCTGGGTCGGGCTCGATCTGTTGCCGGCGCGTGCACGCGAAGGTGTTTTCGACGGCCAGTTGAATCGCCTCGGCAGTTCCCTTGGCGCCATGTCCCAATCCTCGGTCGAACAACCGCCCGAACAGGCACCTCCGCTGGAAGACCAGTTGACCGCCGCACACCTGGGCGAACGGGTGGCCCGACTGGCTCAGCGGATGGCTCGGGAATGA